Part of the Planctomycetota bacterium genome, TCAGCCCTCCCCAAGACCCTCTGGGCAAACCCTGCACCCTCTGTTTCCATGCCTGCCGCATTCCTGAAGGGGGTTATGGCTTCTGCGGGGCCAGGCGGGTGAAAGACGGTAAGATCATCGGCGGCACGGCCGCGGGTGCGCGGCTGAGTTATTATTACGACCCTCTGCCCACCAACTGCGTGGCGGACTGGTTCTGTCCCGGAGGCACGGGCGCGGGGTATCCTAAATATTCGTCCTGCCCGGGCCCGGAGCGTGGTTTTTCCAACCTGGCCGTCTTTTACCACGCCTGCAATTTCAACTGCCTCTATTGCCAGAACTGGACCTTCAAGAAGGCCACCTTTAAGGGCGAGAAAGTCTCGGCTCAAGAACTGGCCGGGGCTGTACAAAAAAACACCGGCTGCATCTGCTACTTCGGCGGCGACCCCACGCCCCAGCTTCCCCACGCCCTGGCTGCGTCCCGCCTGGCCCTGGAACAGGCTCGGGCCAAGGGCCGCCGCGTCCGTATCTGCTGGGAGACCAACGGCGCCATGCGAGAAGAATGGCTAAAGCCCCTGGTGGATAGTTGCCTGGCCAACGGCG contains:
- a CDS encoding radical SAM protein — translated: MSSCRHCGQTDRLISPRLGYCASCIRGHFAQVWPEIEKLHHESRRAFNLPISPPQDPLGKPCTLCFHACRIPEGGYGFCGARRVKDGKIIGGTAAGARLSYYYDPLPTNCVADWFCPGGTGAGYPKYSSCPGPERGFSNLAVFYHACNFNCLYCQNWTFKKATFKGEKVSAQELAGAVQKNTGCICYFGGDPTPQLPHALAASRLALEQARAKGRRVRICWETNGAMREEWLKPLVDSCLANGGIIKFDLKAFSEEIHLALCGVSNSQTLKNFAILAARLGERPEVPLLCASTLLVPGYVDLDEIHGLARFLARLNPDIPYSLLGFYPQFYLSDLPITSLDFASQARNAALEAGIKRVHLGNLHLLH